A single genomic interval of Zobellia nedashkovskayae harbors:
- a CDS encoding MFS transporter: MIEKDKGAWVWVPILYFTQGLPYVLVVSVSVIMYKQLGVSNEDIGLYTSLLYLPWVLKPLWSPFVDLKSTKRKWFLSMQLLIALALFGVALTIPTSLFLTTTLACFWMAAFASATNDIASDGYYMLGLTEKKQSFFVGMRSTFYRLAMVTGEGLIVVMAGFLENKYGDNSKAWSITMTAAAFLMLALTVSNFFAAPKYESSLNVTKDKPTGFFEVFASFFKKPGIGIALAFILTYRLGESQLVKMAAPFLLDAPDKGGLGYSTEQLGTIFGTAGVIFLSIGGILGGILISKDGLKKWMLPMVISLNLPNVLYAILAMTKTTSVYAVTGTVILEKFGYGFGFAAFLMYLIYISEGKSKTSHYAIATGFMALGMMLPGMVSGYMQQWLGYGGFFVWVVIAALPALFLVNFIKYPADFGKKSTKLDA; encoded by the coding sequence ATGATAGAAAAAGACAAAGGAGCATGGGTTTGGGTACCCATTTTATATTTTACCCAAGGATTGCCATACGTTTTAGTCGTAAGTGTATCCGTTATCATGTACAAACAATTAGGTGTTAGCAATGAAGACATTGGCTTATACACTAGCCTTTTGTATTTGCCATGGGTTTTAAAACCGTTATGGAGTCCGTTTGTGGACCTTAAAAGCACAAAACGAAAATGGTTTTTATCCATGCAGCTACTAATTGCATTGGCACTTTTCGGTGTTGCCCTTACTATCCCTACTAGCTTATTTTTAACCACTACCCTAGCCTGTTTTTGGATGGCCGCGTTTGCTTCTGCCACCAACGACATTGCTTCAGACGGTTATTATATGTTGGGTCTCACCGAGAAAAAACAATCGTTTTTTGTGGGTATGCGCAGTACATTTTACCGATTGGCCATGGTTACTGGCGAGGGACTTATTGTTGTTATGGCCGGATTTCTGGAAAACAAATACGGAGACAACTCAAAAGCATGGAGTATTACCATGACCGCAGCAGCTTTTCTTATGCTAGCACTTACAGTTTCAAACTTTTTTGCAGCTCCCAAATATGAGTCTTCATTAAACGTTACCAAAGACAAACCAACTGGTTTTTTTGAAGTGTTCGCTTCCTTTTTTAAGAAACCGGGAATTGGTATTGCATTGGCTTTTATTCTAACCTACCGTCTAGGGGAATCACAATTGGTGAAAATGGCAGCACCTTTTCTCTTGGACGCTCCAGACAAGGGAGGTTTAGGCTATTCTACAGAACAACTGGGAACAATTTTTGGTACGGCAGGCGTTATTTTTCTTTCCATTGGAGGCATTTTAGGAGGTATTTTAATATCAAAAGATGGACTTAAGAAATGGATGCTTCCTATGGTTATTTCCTTAAATCTTCCGAATGTCCTTTATGCTATTTTAGCCATGACCAAAACAACCAGTGTGTATGCTGTTACAGGCACAGTAATTTTAGAAAAATTCGGTTATGGTTTTGGGTTTGCCGCCTTCTTAATGTACCTCATCTATATTTCTGAAGGAAAGTCAAAAACCTCTCACTATGCTATCGCAACTGGCTTTATGGCTTTAGGAATGATGCTTCCGGGTATGGTTAGTGGCTATATGCAACAATGGCTGGGTTACGGCGGATTCTTTGTTTGGGTCGTAATTGCAGCTCTTCCTGCTTTATTTTTAGTGAATTTCATAAAATACCCCGCAGATTTCGGGAAAAAATCGACCAAATTAGATGCCTAA
- the murQ gene encoding N-acetylmuramic acid 6-phosphate etherase, whose product MHYTKITETSSNHDDLEKMDTMSLLHKMNEEDQKVADAVAATIPEITKLVDGLAERFEKGGRLFYIGAGTSGRLGILDASEIPPTFGMPHTRVIGLIAGGDTAIRKAVENAEDDGVQAWKDMMEHNITDNDVVVGIAASGTTPYVLGGIAEAKKKGLLTAGITNNPGSPLAIAADIAIELNVGPEFLTGSTRMKSGTSQKLALNMISTALMIKIGRVKGNKMVNMQLSNSKLVDRGARYVAEGLGIDYDKAEKMLKKYGSVKAAIDAGV is encoded by the coding sequence ATGCACTATACTAAGATAACCGAAACATCATCTAATCATGATGATTTAGAGAAGATGGATACAATGTCCCTTCTTCACAAAATGAACGAAGAGGACCAAAAGGTAGCTGATGCCGTAGCGGCAACTATTCCAGAAATCACCAAATTGGTAGATGGCCTAGCGGAACGTTTTGAAAAAGGAGGTCGCTTATTTTACATTGGCGCGGGTACAAGTGGAAGATTAGGGATTCTAGACGCTTCTGAGATTCCCCCAACTTTTGGAATGCCTCATACTAGGGTAATTGGTTTGATCGCAGGTGGTGATACTGCTATACGAAAAGCAGTTGAAAATGCTGAAGATGACGGTGTACAGGCTTGGAAAGATATGATGGAGCATAACATTACCGATAATGATGTGGTGGTTGGTATTGCAGCTTCTGGAACTACACCTTATGTTTTAGGAGGTATTGCCGAGGCTAAGAAAAAAGGACTACTTACCGCTGGGATTACAAATAACCCTGGATCTCCGTTGGCTATTGCAGCAGATATTGCAATTGAATTGAATGTAGGGCCGGAATTTTTAACTGGTAGTACACGTATGAAAAGCGGAACTTCTCAAAAACTGGCACTTAATATGATTTCTACTGCTTTAATGATAAAGATAGGCAGAGTGAAAGGAAATAAGATGGTTAACATGCAGCTAAGTAATAGCAAACTTGTAGATAGGGGAGCGCGTTATGTGGCCGAAGGTTTGGGTATTGATTATGATAAAGCTGAAAAAATGCTTAAAAAGTACGGTTCTGTAAAAGCGGCTATTGACGCTGGCGTTTAG
- a CDS encoding c-type cytochrome, with amino-acid sequence MKNYYSSLIFLIFTGCFAHAQESVLAESMMRGSEIYADFCVTCHLEEGEGIIGSFPPLAKSDYLSQNRKASIQGVKYGLRGEIIVNGVTYNNIMTRMGLDDEEIADVMNYIMNSWGNTSDEIVTVKEVEAIEKKSKSKRQRQ; translated from the coding sequence ATGAAAAACTATTACAGTTCCCTTATTTTTTTAATTTTTACTGGTTGCTTTGCCCATGCACAAGAATCCGTACTCGCAGAAAGTATGATGCGAGGCAGTGAAATTTATGCTGATTTTTGTGTTACCTGTCACCTAGAGGAAGGTGAAGGAATAATAGGTTCTTTTCCTCCATTAGCCAAATCGGACTACTTAAGTCAAAACCGTAAAGCAAGTATACAGGGCGTTAAATACGGTTTACGAGGTGAGATAATCGTAAACGGGGTAACTTATAATAATATCATGACCCGAATGGGCCTTGACGATGAAGAAATAGCAGACGTTATGAATTACATTATGAATTCATGGGGCAATACCTCAGATGAAATAGTAACAGTCAAAGAAGTGGAAGCTATTGAAAAAAAAAGTAAATCTAAACGCCAGCGTCAATAG
- the nagB gene encoding glucosamine-6-phosphate deaminase, translating into MKTILEKNGANIRYKPVGQFEETRFEKIHNVIFADSNQASIKVAEEIAALIRKKQDANKNCVLGLATGSSPIRVYEELVRMHKEEELSFHNVVTFNLDEYLPMEKDNRQSYWYFMHEHLFNHVDIAPENIHVPDGTISSDKVIDYCIAYDEKIKKNGGLDFQLLGIGRTGHVGFNEPGSHYNSGTRVITLDHITLVDAAPAFLGIDNVPRKAITMGIATVMSAKRIVLLGWGENKANIIKKTIEGEISPQVPATYLQNHKNCTFVLDTGAGSQLTRNKTPWLVDESLEWTESLTSKAIVWLCDETKKSILSLTDKDYNDNGMSGLLTTEDSYDLNIKMFNKLQHTITGWPGGKPNADDSSRPERAEPARKRVIIFSPHPDDDVISMGGTFDRLIEQGHEVHVVYQTSGNIAVSDTDALRYAEISKRIGPSDESQKIIDSIEDKSDSSFDSLEVRKLKGNIRRGESYAAVRYLGLEDSHVHFLDLPFYETGTIKKNNLSEKDIEIVQSIITEIKPHQIYAAGDLADPHGTHKVCLDAIFESLDRLKAEPYMDDCWVWLYRGAWHEWDVDEIEMAVPMSPSQVLKKRYAIFCHQSQKDGVMFQGDDSREFWMRAEERNKNTAERYRALGLSHYAAMEAFVRYKF; encoded by the coding sequence ATGAAAACAATTTTAGAAAAAAATGGTGCAAATATCAGGTACAAACCTGTTGGACAATTTGAAGAAACCCGTTTTGAAAAAATTCATAATGTAATTTTTGCCGATTCAAATCAAGCTTCTATAAAAGTGGCCGAAGAAATTGCGGCGCTTATTAGAAAAAAACAAGATGCCAATAAAAATTGTGTTTTAGGTCTTGCCACAGGTTCTTCGCCTATTAGAGTTTACGAAGAATTGGTAAGAATGCATAAAGAAGAAGAACTAAGTTTTCACAACGTAGTTACCTTTAACTTAGATGAGTACCTTCCTATGGAAAAGGATAATCGTCAGAGTTACTGGTATTTTATGCACGAGCACCTTTTTAATCATGTGGACATAGCTCCTGAAAATATTCATGTTCCTGACGGGACGATTTCAAGTGACAAAGTAATTGATTACTGCATTGCTTATGATGAAAAAATCAAGAAAAACGGAGGTTTAGACTTTCAACTACTAGGTATTGGACGTACAGGCCACGTTGGTTTTAACGAACCTGGATCGCACTACAATTCTGGTACACGGGTTATCACCCTAGACCACATTACCTTGGTTGATGCAGCGCCTGCATTTTTAGGGATTGATAATGTGCCTAGAAAAGCAATAACCATGGGTATTGCAACAGTTATGAGCGCTAAGAGAATAGTGCTTTTAGGATGGGGGGAGAACAAGGCCAACATTATTAAAAAGACGATTGAAGGCGAGATATCCCCACAAGTTCCCGCAACCTATTTACAGAACCATAAAAACTGTACGTTCGTTTTGGATACTGGCGCAGGTAGCCAACTTACCCGAAATAAAACGCCATGGTTAGTAGATGAATCATTAGAATGGACGGAGAGCTTAACTTCTAAAGCTATTGTTTGGCTTTGTGATGAAACTAAAAAATCTATCCTTAGCCTAACAGACAAAGATTATAATGATAATGGTATGTCCGGTTTATTGACAACGGAAGACTCTTACGACTTAAACATAAAAATGTTTAATAAGTTACAGCATACGATTACCGGATGGCCTGGTGGAAAACCAAATGCCGATGATTCTAGCCGCCCTGAGCGTGCAGAACCAGCTAGAAAACGAGTTATTATTTTTAGCCCACATCCAGATGATGACGTAATTTCAATGGGTGGGACTTTTGATAGATTGATAGAGCAAGGCCATGAAGTTCACGTCGTATACCAAACCTCCGGAAATATTGCCGTGTCGGATACCGATGCACTTCGCTATGCAGAAATATCAAAACGAATAGGACCATCAGATGAGTCTCAGAAAATAATAGATTCCATTGAGGATAAAAGCGATAGTAGTTTTGATTCTCTTGAAGTAAGAAAGTTGAAAGGAAATATTAGACGAGGAGAATCCTATGCAGCAGTACGTTACTTAGGGTTAGAAGATTCTCATGTCCACTTTTTAGATCTTCCTTTTTATGAAACGGGAACCATTAAGAAAAATAATCTTTCGGAAAAAGATATTGAAATTGTACAATCTATAATTACAGAGATAAAACCTCACCAAATATATGCTGCAGGAGATTTAGCGGATCCTCATGGAACACACAAAGTATGTCTTGATGCTATTTTTGAGTCACTAGATAGATTAAAAGCAGAACCTTATATGGATGATTGTTGGGTTTGGCTTTATAGAGGTGCTTGGCACGAATGGGATGTAGATGAAATTGAAATGGCCGTACCTATGAGCCCTAGTCAGGTTCTTAAAAAACGTTACGCCATTTTCTGTCACCAATCTCAAAAAGATGGGGTTATGTTTCAAGGTGATGATTCCAGAGAGTTTTGGATGCGTGCCGAAGAACGTAACAAAAATACGGCAGAAAGATATCGTGCACTGGGCCTTTCTCATTATGCGGCGATGGAAGCTTTTGTACGGTACAAATTTTAG
- a CDS encoding DeoR/GlpR family DNA-binding transcription regulator, which produces MLKEERHQTILSQVEIHNRILLTDVAENLDVSIDTIRRDVKELDAENKLRRVHGGAISLGFTTNSAKNSNIYRQKDKLIIAEKALGLLKDGSVIFIDGGTTCMELAHLIPSNLNLTCFTHSLPVAMALLTKPNVTVIMVGGQVSTDSQTTIGANAIHNLAEIRVDFSFIGTGYVDSNYGLTEFDWDIVQVKKAVIKCSKKTVLLSISEKLNSQHRYKTCDINAINTLITELKPEDDLLSSFRNHDIRIL; this is translated from the coding sequence ATGTTAAAAGAAGAACGGCATCAGACAATTCTAAGTCAAGTTGAGATACACAACCGGATTTTATTAACTGATGTAGCCGAAAATCTAGATGTTTCTATTGATACCATAAGGCGTGATGTTAAGGAGCTGGATGCCGAGAATAAGTTACGCCGTGTACACGGTGGAGCAATATCATTAGGTTTTACCACCAATAGTGCTAAGAATAGTAATATTTATAGGCAAAAGGATAAGTTAATAATTGCTGAAAAAGCTTTAGGGCTTTTAAAAGATGGAAGCGTAATTTTCATAGATGGAGGTACTACATGTATGGAGCTGGCGCATTTAATACCGTCTAATTTAAATTTGACCTGTTTTACCCATAGCCTTCCTGTTGCTATGGCGCTGCTAACAAAGCCAAATGTAACCGTTATTATGGTAGGTGGACAAGTTTCTACAGATTCGCAAACGACCATTGGGGCTAATGCAATTCATAATTTAGCAGAGATAAGGGTAGACTTCAGCTTTATAGGTACGGGATATGTAGATTCCAACTATGGGCTTACAGAATTTGATTGGGATATTGTACAGGTGAAAAAAGCAGTAATTAAATGCTCGAAAAAAACGGTACTTTTGTCCATCTCTGAGAAATTGAATTCGCAGCATCGCTATAAAACATGCGATATCAATGCAATTAATACGCTTATTACCGAGTTAAAGCCAGAGGACGATCTTTTAAGCTCATTTAGAAACCACGACATTAGAATTTTATAA
- a CDS encoding PQQ-dependent sugar dehydrogenase gives MRNSVLTIALAAITLSYSCAQDTENKVDTPTNPPFTAQLLIDEMQSPWGLVFLSEKELLITEKFGELIHFKNGEKTVVKNTPEVYTRGQGGLLDIELHPDYENTGWIYISYASEEGEEKGGHTALMRCKLNDNTLTSKELLYKATPNTTKGQHFGSRIEFDNDGYLYLSIGERGARDENPQDITRDGGKIYRFYDDGRIPEDNPFVGKEGAKTAIYSYGHRNPQGLAKHPETGEIWDNEHGPKGGDEINIIKAGANYGWPLVTYGVNYSGTPITDKTEMEGMTQPIHYWVPSIAPSGMAFVTTDNYKGWKGSILVGSLKFQYMERLQMEGTKVVKREKLLTDLGRVRDIKEGPDGLIYVAIEGKGIYTLVPKA, from the coding sequence ATGCGAAATAGTGTATTAACGATAGCGTTAGCTGCGATAACTCTCAGTTATTCTTGCGCACAAGACACTGAAAACAAAGTAGATACACCTACAAACCCTCCATTCACCGCCCAACTACTGATCGATGAAATGCAGTCTCCTTGGGGTCTAGTGTTTTTATCCGAAAAAGAACTGCTCATTACTGAAAAATTCGGGGAACTCATCCATTTTAAAAATGGAGAAAAAACGGTAGTCAAAAATACTCCGGAAGTTTACACCAGAGGACAAGGCGGATTGTTGGATATTGAACTACATCCTGATTATGAAAATACAGGATGGATTTACATCTCCTATGCTTCAGAAGAAGGCGAAGAAAAAGGTGGCCACACAGCATTAATGCGTTGTAAATTAAATGATAATACTCTAACAAGCAAAGAGTTACTATACAAAGCAACTCCAAACACAACCAAAGGCCAACATTTTGGTTCACGTATTGAATTTGACAATGACGGTTACCTCTATTTATCTATTGGTGAACGCGGGGCCAGAGATGAGAACCCACAGGATATTACACGAGATGGGGGTAAAATTTATCGGTTTTATGACGATGGAAGAATTCCGGAAGACAATCCGTTCGTAGGTAAGGAAGGTGCAAAAACCGCAATTTATAGCTACGGACACCGAAATCCACAGGGTTTAGCTAAACATCCAGAAACTGGTGAAATATGGGACAACGAACATGGACCCAAAGGTGGTGATGAAATTAATATTATTAAAGCAGGTGCCAATTACGGATGGCCCTTGGTTACTTATGGCGTTAATTATAGCGGCACACCAATTACAGACAAAACAGAGATGGAAGGCATGACCCAACCTATACATTATTGGGTGCCAAGTATAGCTCCAAGTGGTATGGCTTTTGTTACTACAGATAACTATAAAGGTTGGAAAGGGAGCATTCTAGTTGGTTCTTTAAAATTTCAATATATGGAGCGTCTCCAAATGGAAGGTACCAAAGTGGTAAAAAGAGAAAAGCTATTGACCGATTTAGGTAGAGTTCGCGATATAAAAGAAGGTCCTGATGGATTAATTTATGTTGCCATTGAAGGAAAAGGAATATATACGTTAGTACCCAAAGCCTAA
- a CDS encoding glycoside hydrolase family 3 protein produces MPNILPYSKATETLNLAEKVGQLFMPAAFINDTEEEIQQLEKLIKEHHIGSLCFFHSRASAATNFEGKKKIVSNEKSFETLQNLIIRYQKAAKYPLLIAIDAEWGLAMRIEKTPQYPYAITLGAIPKNSENLIYEVGKNIAKDCKAAGIHWNLAPCVDINNNPNNPVIGYRSFGEDKIKVTQKALAYINGTSSEGILTSIKHFPGHGDTATDSHLGLPLINKTKEDLVNNELYPFQKLILEGIDSVMAGHLSVPALANGKDTPSSISKDIIKGVLRTEMGYDGVVISDALNMHAVSKNFPTKGDLEWLAFDAGNDVLCFAEHIKEGIETILKNATETAIENSFNRIWKLKTKAISTSKNVTSDLTNPYELNSKIAEQSLSLIKGTKEIIATFKETEFKSLSISLNTDNQFFKSICKYKKFTLISKTNEIDKVTKNILLALFPPQVKPTNNFGFTEEELVLINRLINTKNVILYIFGNPYVLNHINIENAKAVVVAYQNQKSFQEVAANHFLGNLEARGKLPITV; encoded by the coding sequence ATGCCTAATATATTACCATACAGCAAAGCCACAGAAACGCTGAATTTAGCCGAGAAAGTAGGTCAGTTATTCATGCCCGCAGCTTTTATAAACGATACCGAAGAGGAAATTCAACAGTTAGAAAAACTCATTAAAGAACATCATATTGGCTCATTATGCTTTTTCCATAGCAGAGCAAGTGCCGCAACCAATTTTGAAGGAAAGAAAAAAATAGTCTCCAATGAGAAGAGTTTTGAAACCTTGCAAAACCTAATCATCCGTTATCAAAAAGCTGCTAAATACCCCTTACTGATTGCAATTGATGCCGAATGGGGATTGGCCATGCGAATTGAAAAAACGCCGCAATACCCTTATGCCATAACCCTAGGCGCCATTCCAAAAAATTCAGAAAACTTGATTTATGAGGTAGGGAAAAACATTGCAAAAGACTGCAAAGCTGCGGGAATACACTGGAATCTTGCTCCTTGCGTAGACATCAACAACAATCCTAATAACCCTGTTATCGGGTACCGCTCTTTTGGAGAAGATAAAATTAAAGTCACCCAAAAAGCCTTAGCCTATATTAATGGGACCAGCTCAGAAGGCATACTAACTAGCATTAAACATTTTCCGGGACACGGAGATACCGCAACGGATTCACATTTAGGTCTACCCTTAATAAATAAGACAAAAGAAGATTTAGTAAACAACGAACTGTACCCCTTTCAAAAACTTATTCTAGAAGGAATAGATTCGGTTATGGCGGGGCATTTATCAGTTCCTGCTCTGGCTAATGGAAAAGACACGCCTTCAAGCATTTCAAAAGATATTATTAAAGGGGTTCTTAGAACAGAAATGGGATACGATGGTGTTGTAATTTCTGATGCATTAAATATGCATGCAGTTTCCAAAAACTTTCCTACAAAAGGGGATTTAGAATGGCTAGCTTTTGATGCCGGAAACGATGTACTTTGTTTTGCCGAGCACATAAAAGAAGGAATTGAAACCATCTTAAAAAATGCCACAGAAACAGCGATAGAAAATAGTTTCAACCGAATTTGGAAGCTAAAAACAAAGGCAATATCAACCTCGAAAAATGTAACTTCTGACTTAACTAATCCTTATGAGCTAAACAGTAAAATAGCAGAGCAAAGTCTTTCATTGATTAAAGGAACCAAAGAGATAATTGCCACATTCAAAGAAACTGAATTCAAAAGCCTTTCAATCTCATTAAACACTGACAATCAATTTTTTAAATCGATTTGTAAATACAAAAAATTCACTTTAATAAGTAAAACTAATGAAATAGATAAGGTTACTAAAAATATACTTTTAGCACTTTTCCCTCCCCAAGTAAAGCCCACCAATAACTTCGGTTTTACTGAAGAAGAACTTGTTCTAATAAATAGACTTATCAACACAAAAAATGTAATTCTTTACATCTTCGGAAATCCATACGTGCTTAATCACATCAATATAGAAAATGCAAAAGCTGTTGTGGTTGCATATCAAAATCAAAAATCATTTCAAGAAGTCGCAGCAAATCATTTTTTAGGTAATTTAGAAGCACGGGGCAAACTACCAATAACCGTTTAA